DNA from Scheffersomyces stipitis CBS 6054 chromosome 1, whole genome shotgun sequence:
CCATAATATCATATATTAGAAGAAATGGTCATAGCAAGAAGGTATTGGAAGATATTGTACATAGAGAGTATCTGCGTGAATCGTAATCTATACTTCTGTATATATGTAGCTGTTTTTTTAGTGTTGAAGTGAAGCTAGTTAGATTAGCTGACTAATGAACCTATTCACTTTTCCAACATTACTAGCGGTCTATCTGGAGGCCACATCGACACCCGAATGTTGCAGGATCAATTGGACTATCTTAGGAGGGTTTGCTCCGATAACTGTGTCGACCTTTGCGccgttcttgaagtagatAATAGTAGGCATGGAAGAAATGCCGTATTCCGTAGAGACATCTTGGGCTTGATCGACATCGACCCTGCCAAACTGTACTTCTGGGACTCTTTCAGCCAACAATTCAAAGATAGGCTCGAGGGCTTTACAAGGACCACACCAAGTAGCGTAGAAGTCGATAACAGTAAGCTTTTCACCCAGAGCAATGAACTTATTGAACTGGGCCAAGTCGGGAATTTCTTGGATTTTAGATGGAGCAGAGGACATGGTTCTGGATAAAAGGGTGTTTCTAGAAGGACTCAAAAGACTGGTTCTGGCAAACAGACGAACACCTAACACACGCAACATAATC
Protein-coding regions in this window:
- the TRX3 gene encoding thioredoxin (Thioredoxin Posttranslational modification, protein turnover, chaperones), with the protein product MSSAPSKIQEIPDLAQFNKFIASGEKLTVIDFYATWCGPCKALEPIFELLAERVPEVQFGRVDVDQAQDVSTEYGISSMPTIIYFKNGAKVDTVIGANPPKIVQLISQHSGVDVASR